A region from the Oceanidesulfovibrio marinus genome encodes:
- a CDS encoding cobyrinate a,c-diamide synthase, whose product MAIDSALSGRPLRGLVVAAPRSGSGKTLFTLGLLAALARRGHTVQAFKAGPDFIDPGHHAAITGRPSHNLDGWILGRNASRAIFSSAVRQEIDGRTPDFVLVEGVMGLFDGASGREETGSTAELAKWLGLPVLLTMDVRSMARTAAALAYGLAAFDPDLPMAGVALNRVSSANHRILLEEAFEGLDKPRLLGCLINDPELEVPARHLGLVTAHDRPLDEEFTTRLADWVESSLDLDALLESLPSLSTFLDDAEAADEEGETVSVESEQSSGDADESSNNLDITPTGGAVRIAVARDAAFCFYYEENLRLLARSGAEIVFFSPLTDAALPDGAAGLYLGGGYPELHAETLSHNVRLREMIRKRAAKGMPVYAECGGYMYLMRSLTDTEGRRQLMAGVFPWASRMDTRRRGLGYREVTTTEDTILGPAGTVVRGHEFHYSHVAEAPDETTLLDAGVQPVYLVTDRKGEPVSVTGYRAGDVLASYVHLHFGSNPQAAEAFVTKCRIHWNENNAR is encoded by the coding sequence ATGGCCATTGATTCGGCACTGTCCGGGCGGCCGTTGCGCGGCCTTGTAGTTGCAGCGCCGCGTTCCGGCTCGGGCAAAACGCTTTTCACCTTGGGGCTGCTTGCGGCCCTGGCCCGCCGCGGCCACACGGTGCAGGCCTTCAAGGCCGGACCGGACTTCATCGATCCCGGCCACCACGCCGCCATAACCGGACGTCCCAGCCACAACCTGGACGGCTGGATACTGGGCCGCAACGCCAGCCGGGCCATCTTCTCCAGCGCCGTGCGCCAGGAGATCGACGGCCGCACGCCCGACTTCGTACTCGTGGAAGGCGTCATGGGCCTGTTCGACGGCGCCTCCGGACGCGAGGAGACAGGCTCCACGGCCGAGCTGGCCAAGTGGCTGGGGCTGCCCGTGCTGCTGACAATGGACGTACGCTCCATGGCGCGCACGGCGGCCGCCCTGGCGTACGGCCTTGCCGCCTTTGATCCCGACCTGCCCATGGCCGGCGTGGCGCTCAACCGCGTCAGCTCCGCCAACCACCGCATCCTGCTCGAAGAAGCGTTTGAGGGGCTGGACAAACCGCGCCTTCTGGGCTGCCTGATAAACGACCCGGAGCTGGAGGTCCCGGCCCGGCACCTCGGCTTGGTCACGGCTCATGACAGACCCCTGGACGAAGAGTTCACCACGCGCCTGGCGGACTGGGTGGAGTCCTCGCTGGACCTGGATGCGCTGCTGGAATCGCTGCCGTCGCTGTCTACTTTTCTGGACGATGCGGAGGCTGCGGACGAGGAGGGCGAAACGGTCTCTGTCGAATCGGAACAGAGCTCCGGAGATGCGGATGAATCGTCCAATAATCTGGACATCACGCCCACCGGTGGAGCCGTGCGTATCGCCGTGGCGCGCGATGCCGCGTTCTGCTTTTACTATGAGGAAAATCTTCGCCTGCTGGCCCGGTCTGGCGCGGAGATCGTCTTTTTTTCGCCCCTTACCGACGCCGCCTTGCCGGACGGCGCGGCCGGGCTCTACCTGGGCGGGGGCTACCCCGAGCTCCACGCCGAGACCCTGTCGCACAACGTGCGCCTGCGCGAGATGATCCGCAAGCGCGCGGCAAAGGGCATGCCCGTGTACGCCGAGTGCGGCGGCTACATGTACCTGATGCGCTCGCTCACGGACACCGAGGGCCGGCGGCAGCTCATGGCCGGCGTCTTCCCCTGGGCCTCGCGTATGGATACGCGCCGCCGCGGCCTGGGCTACCGCGAGGTGACCACCACGGAGGACACCATCCTGGGTCCTGCCGGAACGGTTGTGCGCGGCCACGAGTTCCATTACTCACACGTGGCCGAGGCTCCGGACGAGACAACGCTGCTGGACGCCGGGGTACAACCGGTCTACCTTGTCACCGACCGCAAGGGCGAACCCGTATCCGTCACCGGATACCGGGCCGGGGACGTGCTTGCCTCCTACGTGCACCTGCACTTCGGGAGTAACCCGCAGGCAGCCGAAGCCTTTGTGACGAAATGCCGCATTCATTGGAACGAGAACAATGCCAGATGA
- a CDS encoding DUF493 family protein codes for MLSDESLESLKQKLHECHDWPCRYMFKFIVPQGQSNQLCAVLDMTPCIERASRTGKYVSITIEEHMSSPDEVVMIYQKASTVPGVLAL; via the coding sequence GTGCTTTCCGACGAATCCCTCGAATCCCTGAAACAGAAGCTCCACGAATGCCACGACTGGCCGTGCCGGTATATGTTCAAATTCATCGTGCCGCAAGGGCAGAGCAACCAGCTCTGCGCGGTTCTCGACATGACGCCCTGCATCGAGCGCGCCTCGCGCACCGGCAAGTATGTGAGCATCACCATCGAGGAGCACATGTCCTCGCCCGACGAGGTTGTGATGATCTACCAGAAGGCGTCCACCGTGCCGGGAGTGCTCGCATTGTGA
- a CDS encoding DUF445 domain-containing protein has translation MSWTIFLVSPLVCGLIGWLTNHLAVKMLFRPRKPVRILGFTVQGVFPKRQKALAANLGEMVEAELISHEDITELIRDPSFQKRFHQVGDAYVDKLISERLPAAIPMAAMFLNDQVKGKIRDLISEQLMRFIPKVLDIAAEELEDQLDVGEMVRQKVEEFSIEELEALLESIMKREFRFIEYLGGVLGALIGLLQALYYWYFG, from the coding sequence ATGTCCTGGACGATCTTTCTCGTATCCCCGTTGGTCTGTGGCCTTATTGGATGGCTCACCAACCACCTCGCGGTCAAGATGCTCTTCCGCCCGCGCAAGCCGGTGCGCATCCTCGGCTTCACCGTGCAGGGCGTCTTTCCCAAGCGGCAGAAGGCCCTGGCCGCCAACCTGGGCGAGATGGTGGAGGCCGAGCTCATCTCCCACGAGGACATCACCGAGCTGATCCGCGACCCCTCGTTCCAAAAGCGCTTCCACCAGGTGGGCGACGCCTACGTGGACAAGCTCATCAGCGAGCGGCTGCCGGCGGCCATCCCCATGGCGGCCATGTTCCTCAACGACCAGGTCAAGGGCAAGATCCGCGATCTCATCTCAGAGCAGCTTATGCGCTTCATCCCCAAGGTGCTGGACATCGCGGCCGAGGAGCTGGAAGACCAGCTCGACGTGGGCGAGATGGTCCGCCAGAAGGTGGAGGAGTTCTCCATCGAAGAGCTGGAGGCCCTGCTCGAATCGATCATGAAGCGCGAGTTCCGGTTCATCGAATACCTGGGCGGCGTGCTGGGCGCGCTCATCGGCCTGTTGCAGGCCCTCTACTACTGGTACTTCGGATAG
- a CDS encoding NTP/NDP exchange transporter produces MVFLKQCMLYAEKAKPFLCRPMVRSCFLFADFFLIITTLYLLKPTSRSFFLENLGASMLPYVWIGTALTMGTFIGYYNRLIVRHSRLNVVLGSCLFFAVLLICFSTTLAGAVGIHSLKVASAAAYYIFVDIVGVILVEQFWSLSNAVHTEEEGRHYYGFIGTGGLVGGVTGGGISALLLKRAHLDSADILLVAAGFLMLIFTLTLFLGWVGVYDEVKSKDGARGKEAGRGWRALFKNRYIGLIALLLLLAQLASPLVDYQFLSIVEKAYTNLDQRTAFLSMFFSVMGGVAIAINLAVTPLVHRYLGVIAGLLVQPLLMGVASFAFFLQPVALMGAISKVSDRGLNYSINRASKEILYVPVDPVLMYQAKAWIDMFGYRLFKVLGSMVILLFTQWLPYKVPLPNLSFLIMGICGIWIAVIWAIRPEYYALVNSRHPK; encoded by the coding sequence ATGGTTTTTCTCAAGCAATGCATGCTCTACGCCGAGAAGGCGAAGCCGTTTCTGTGCAGGCCCATGGTGCGGTCGTGCTTTCTCTTTGCCGACTTCTTCCTCATCATCACCACGCTCTACCTGCTCAAGCCCACCAGCCGCTCCTTTTTTCTGGAGAACCTGGGCGCGAGCATGCTGCCGTATGTGTGGATCGGCACCGCCCTGACCATGGGCACCTTTATCGGCTACTACAACCGGCTTATCGTGCGGCACTCCCGGCTGAACGTGGTCCTCGGCTCCTGCCTCTTCTTCGCCGTGCTGCTCATCTGCTTCAGCACGACCCTGGCCGGCGCGGTGGGCATCCACTCCCTCAAGGTGGCCTCGGCCGCGGCGTACTACATCTTTGTGGACATCGTGGGCGTCATCCTGGTGGAGCAGTTCTGGTCTTTGTCCAACGCCGTGCATACCGAGGAGGAGGGCAGGCACTACTACGGTTTCATCGGCACGGGCGGTCTGGTGGGCGGCGTCACCGGCGGCGGCATCTCGGCATTGCTGCTCAAGCGGGCGCATCTGGACAGCGCGGACATCCTGCTGGTGGCGGCCGGCTTTCTCATGCTCATCTTCACGCTCACGCTCTTTCTGGGCTGGGTGGGGGTGTATGACGAGGTGAAGAGCAAGGACGGCGCCCGCGGCAAGGAGGCGGGCCGCGGCTGGCGCGCGCTCTTCAAGAACCGCTACATCGGGCTCATTGCGCTGCTGCTGCTCCTGGCGCAGCTTGCCTCGCCTCTGGTGGACTACCAGTTCCTCTCCATCGTGGAGAAGGCGTACACCAACCTGGACCAGCGCACGGCCTTTCTCTCCATGTTCTTCAGCGTGATGGGGGGTGTGGCCATCGCCATCAACCTGGCCGTGACGCCGCTGGTGCACCGCTATCTGGGGGTCATCGCCGGGCTGCTGGTGCAGCCGCTGCTGATGGGCGTTGCTTCCTTCGCCTTCTTCCTCCAGCCGGTGGCGCTGATGGGCGCCATCTCCAAGGTCTCGGACCGCGGGCTGAACTACTCCATCAACCGCGCCTCCAAGGAGATTCTCTACGTGCCGGTGGACCCGGTGCTCATGTACCAGGCCAAGGCGTGGATCGACATGTTCGGCTACCGGCTCTTCAAGGTACTGGGCTCCATGGTCATTTTGCTCTTTACCCAGTGGCTGCCGTACAAGGTGCCGCTGCCGAACTTGAGCTTCCTGATCATGGGCATCTGCGGCATCTGGATCGCAGTGATCTGGGCCATCCGGCCGGAGTACTACGCCCTGGTGAACTCCAGGCATCCCAAATGA
- a CDS encoding PEP/pyruvate-binding domain-containing protein, with the protein MPDSWRSTPFRTLISLAMLVALAAGLTLAPASSLAAEDGGLDTGQLASLKKHWAQVRSTFKGPYTINYCTCTNGERAPVADKDLNVRADPCALVYGAGELFCSAYRTDLAQEMGEKYGLWVANIFANEVYTWDAQQDHDKIAKGFILERYYMNTNPDKPLTVFKSTGGISGAEFEARYAPQFFARYYAMPGWKDFTNYLVQYELQRRFFLGGDESAIHQVRNISSAIRNSYEDFKPLRDLIHNQMSPGLVPVIEDFQRSHPQAGQQQRFEQLKDALRRLTSVDVGSLARYGQGVASPMVQTLLKQALAAPAGISRAGALGKLVAACRSAVAPGNIAPEQAVRLVNLAVAANGVLTAEALAMTQEKSTGKSRHTVRETLELMEALADGGYGAGLISSREHAEAQRIFGELLARESLTVGDFSRGLDRAGRLVEWAQSTIRGEFGDVLGAWVAVFPEVARFPDDVIRSSPLFVYARLTNALTGDVQEAMGMSHMILGQRMSGGVRPLNPGLAYGTFEFFKEGRAYSRDTILALESTSEKLDPVAGIITRDEGNAVSHVQLLARALGVPNAVFRGEAWNRLHGLDGSTMFYAISPKGRVVLKLEAQMDSEDRTILEEYRRNEKRRGEDGSGRRTSVLSIDANRLDLSVDEPLPLSEVRRKDSGVFCGPKAAFLGELRHFFPDNVARAVVLPFGVYAENFGKAEVTAPPDAGVRVPKNMPLKIYVRGVYDTYFGEMLTDPSLSQEDLANWIKPRLDVIRHSIESIRLDPGFVRELRKSLEKAGLIDASGNSPTGIFVRSDTNVEDLPNFNGAGLNLTLFNIRTFDGVLEGIKKVWASPFTFRSFSWRQSVISNPELVYPSLVLMEAVPSQKSGVLVTADVTTGDRNAMTVATAEGVGGTVDGSPAETLLVEEGAVRLLSQFKSPYRRLLSRDGGSYMAPSTGNEWVLSGKELVAVTKAARTIDEKFEPATSSDGRRLPWDIEFGFVDGKLSLFQARPFVGNSDIRNLPALAALDDDLTKRENTPFSLKETLSWQ; encoded by the coding sequence ATGCCGGATTCCTGGCGGTCCACGCCGTTCCGCACACTCATATCCCTGGCGATGCTCGTTGCCCTGGCCGCCGGCCTCACCCTTGCACCGGCGTCATCCCTTGCCGCAGAAGACGGCGGGCTGGACACCGGGCAGCTCGCATCGCTCAAGAAGCACTGGGCCCAGGTTCGGTCCACCTTCAAGGGACCGTACACCATCAACTACTGTACCTGCACCAACGGCGAGCGCGCTCCGGTGGCGGACAAGGATCTCAACGTGCGCGCCGATCCCTGCGCGTTGGTCTACGGCGCGGGCGAGCTCTTCTGCTCGGCCTACCGCACCGACCTGGCCCAGGAGATGGGCGAGAAGTACGGCCTGTGGGTGGCCAACATCTTTGCCAACGAGGTCTACACCTGGGACGCGCAGCAGGACCACGACAAGATCGCCAAGGGGTTCATTCTCGAGCGCTACTACATGAACACCAACCCGGACAAGCCGCTCACCGTGTTCAAGTCCACGGGGGGCATCTCCGGCGCGGAGTTCGAGGCGCGCTACGCCCCGCAGTTCTTCGCCAGATACTACGCCATGCCGGGCTGGAAGGACTTCACCAACTACCTGGTGCAGTACGAGCTGCAACGGCGGTTCTTCCTGGGCGGCGACGAGAGCGCCATCCACCAGGTGCGCAACATCTCCTCGGCCATCCGCAACAGCTACGAGGACTTCAAGCCCCTGCGCGACCTCATCCACAATCAGATGTCGCCGGGCCTGGTGCCCGTAATCGAGGACTTTCAGCGCAGCCATCCCCAGGCAGGCCAGCAGCAGCGCTTCGAGCAGCTGAAGGACGCCCTGCGCAGGCTCACCTCCGTGGATGTGGGTTCCCTGGCCCGGTACGGCCAGGGCGTCGCCTCGCCCATGGTGCAGACCCTGCTCAAGCAGGCCCTGGCCGCGCCGGCCGGCATCTCCAGGGCCGGAGCGCTGGGCAAGCTCGTGGCCGCCTGCCGCAGCGCGGTGGCTCCGGGCAACATCGCGCCGGAGCAGGCCGTGCGCCTGGTGAACCTGGCGGTGGCCGCCAACGGCGTGCTCACGGCCGAGGCCCTGGCTATGACCCAGGAAAAATCCACGGGTAAATCCCGGCACACCGTGCGCGAGACTCTGGAGCTCATGGAGGCCTTGGCCGACGGCGGCTATGGCGCCGGGCTCATCTCTTCGCGGGAGCATGCTGAGGCCCAGCGCATCTTCGGCGAGCTGTTGGCGCGGGAGTCGCTGACAGTCGGTGATTTCTCCCGCGGGCTGGACCGCGCAGGGCGGCTCGTGGAGTGGGCGCAGTCGACCATCCGCGGCGAGTTCGGCGATGTGCTGGGCGCGTGGGTCGCCGTGTTCCCGGAGGTTGCGCGCTTTCCGGACGACGTCATCCGCTCCTCGCCCCTCTTTGTCTACGCCCGGCTGACCAACGCACTGACCGGCGACGTGCAGGAGGCCATGGGCATGAGCCACATGATTCTGGGCCAGCGCATGAGCGGCGGGGTGCGGCCCCTGAACCCGGGCCTGGCGTACGGGACATTCGAGTTCTTCAAGGAAGGGCGGGCTTACTCGCGCGACACTATCCTGGCGCTGGAGTCCACCAGCGAGAAGCTGGACCCGGTGGCCGGCATCATCACCCGCGACGAGGGCAACGCCGTGTCCCACGTGCAGCTTCTGGCCAGGGCGCTGGGCGTTCCCAACGCCGTGTTCCGTGGCGAGGCCTGGAACCGGCTCCACGGGCTGGACGGCTCCACCATGTTTTACGCCATCTCGCCCAAAGGCCGGGTGGTGCTCAAGCTGGAAGCGCAGATGGACAGCGAGGACCGGACCATCCTGGAGGAGTACCGCCGCAACGAAAAGCGCCGGGGGGAGGACGGGAGCGGCCGCCGGACATCCGTGCTGAGCATCGACGCGAACCGGCTGGACCTGTCCGTGGACGAGCCCTTGCCCCTGAGCGAGGTGCGGCGCAAGGACTCCGGCGTGTTCTGCGGTCCCAAGGCCGCGTTTCTCGGGGAACTGCGCCATTTTTTTCCGGATAATGTAGCCCGCGCCGTGGTGCTGCCGTTCGGGGTGTATGCCGAGAACTTTGGCAAGGCCGAGGTCACTGCGCCGCCGGACGCCGGCGTGCGGGTCCCTAAAAACATGCCGCTGAAGATTTACGTGCGCGGTGTCTACGATACGTACTTCGGCGAGATGCTGACCGATCCCAGCCTCTCGCAGGAAGATCTCGCCAACTGGATCAAGCCGCGGCTCGACGTGATCCGTCACTCCATAGAGTCCATCCGCCTGGACCCCGGCTTCGTGCGGGAGCTGCGCAAATCCCTGGAAAAGGCAGGGCTCATCGACGCCAGCGGCAACTCGCCCACCGGCATCTTCGTGCGCTCGGACACCAACGTGGAGGACCTGCCCAACTTCAACGGCGCGGGCCTCAACCTCACGCTCTTCAACATCCGCACCTTTGACGGCGTGCTGGAGGGCATCAAGAAGGTCTGGGCCTCGCCTTTCACCTTCCGCTCTTTTTCCTGGCGGCAGTCGGTCATCAGCAACCCGGAGCTGGTCTACCCCTCCCTGGTGCTGATGGAGGCCGTGCCCTCGCAGAAGTCCGGCGTGCTGGTCACGGCGGACGTGACCACCGGGGACCGGAACGCCATGACCGTGGCCACGGCCGAAGGCGTGGGCGGCACGGTGGACGGCTCCCCGGCAGAGACCCTGCTGGTGGAGGAGGGCGCGGTGCGGCTTCTCAGCCAGTTCAAGTCGCCGTACCGGCGGCTGCTCTCCAGGGATGGTGGTTCGTACATGGCCCCATCCACGGGTAACGAATGGGTGCTGAGCGGCAAGGAGCTCGTCGCGGTCACAAAAGCAGCCAGAACCATTGACGAAAAGTTTGAGCCGGCCACGTCCTCCGACGGCCGCCGGCTCCCCTGGGATATCGAGTTCGGATTCGTGGACGGCAAGCTGTCCTTGTTTCAGGCGCGTCCGTTCGTGGGCAACTCCGACATCAGGAACCTGCCCGCCCTGGCCGCCCTGGACGACGACCTCACCAAACGGGAGAACACGCCGTTTTCTCTTAAGGAGACTCTCTCATGGCAGTAA
- the pyk gene encoding pyruvate kinase: MRTKIVATIGPASNNKETIKAMATHGVRVFRLNFSHGDAASFAPVIRYIREVEQEMDHPLTIMGDLCGPKTRIGAIENSPLTIHQDEHSFLGLPGMREKSGDGVFIPLDVPELLEDLEPGMQVTLSDGLLQYEVTRVIETNKLYELRALAGGPLTSRKGIAFPGKRHRLPALTDKDRVDLRAGVDAGVDALAISFVQGPEDIEDALRELKAHGKTVPLVAKLERRNAVDTLDDILKLADAVMVARGDLGLECPLSEVPIIQKRIIRAARHAQKASIVATQMLLSMVRNPIPTRAEATDVANAILDGADCVMLSEETAAGEHPVAAVKFIDEVAKHAEQYFRERLKQPYFPADASSSAKYLAYSAALIAQNSGARAIASHSQLGSTARLISSRRPAHMVYAVTPEQQVARYLNYFWGIRPVYFPGNGRDHVDRVEEFIQSCDEFRPGDRVVITSGQPTPGQKSTSTNEIKIYTK, translated from the coding sequence ATGCGTACGAAAATCGTCGCAACCATCGGACCGGCGTCCAATAACAAGGAAACCATCAAAGCCATGGCCACCCATGGCGTGCGAGTTTTCCGGCTGAACTTCTCCCATGGTGACGCCGCCTCCTTCGCCCCGGTCATCCGCTATATCCGCGAGGTGGAGCAGGAGATGGACCACCCGCTGACCATCATGGGCGATCTGTGCGGACCCAAGACCCGCATCGGAGCCATCGAAAACTCCCCGCTGACCATCCACCAGGACGAGCATTCTTTCCTCGGCCTGCCGGGGATGCGCGAAAAGTCCGGCGACGGCGTGTTCATCCCCCTGGACGTGCCCGAGCTGCTGGAGGACCTGGAGCCCGGCATGCAGGTCACCTTGTCCGACGGCCTGCTGCAGTACGAAGTCACCCGCGTCATTGAGACCAACAAGCTGTATGAGCTGCGCGCCCTGGCCGGCGGACCGCTCACCTCGCGCAAAGGCATCGCCTTTCCCGGCAAGCGCCACCGCCTGCCCGCGCTCACGGACAAGGATCGCGTCGACCTCAGGGCCGGTGTGGACGCAGGAGTGGACGCTCTGGCCATCAGCTTCGTGCAGGGGCCAGAGGATATCGAGGACGCCCTGCGCGAGCTCAAGGCCCACGGCAAGACCGTCCCTCTGGTGGCCAAGCTGGAACGCCGCAACGCCGTGGACACACTGGACGACATCCTGAAGCTGGCCGATGCGGTGATGGTCGCCCGTGGCGACCTGGGCCTGGAGTGCCCCCTGAGCGAGGTGCCCATCATCCAGAAACGCATCATCCGCGCCGCTCGCCACGCCCAGAAGGCCTCCATTGTGGCCACGCAGATGCTGCTCTCCATGGTCCGCAACCCCATCCCCACTCGGGCGGAAGCCACGGACGTGGCCAACGCCATACTCGACGGAGCCGACTGCGTGATGCTCTCCGAGGAAACTGCGGCCGGCGAGCACCCGGTTGCCGCGGTCAAGTTCATCGACGAGGTGGCCAAGCACGCGGAGCAGTACTTCCGGGAGCGGCTCAAGCAGCCCTACTTCCCGGCGGACGCGTCGTCCTCGGCCAAGTACCTGGCCTACTCCGCGGCGCTCATCGCCCAGAACTCCGGCGCACGGGCCATCGCCTCGCACTCGCAGCTGGGCTCCACGGCGCGGCTCATCTCCAGCCGCCGGCCGGCGCACATGGTCTACGCCGTCACGCCGGAGCAGCAGGTGGCGCGGTACCTCAACTACTTCTGGGGCATCCGGCCCGTGTACTTCCCGGGCAACGGCCGCGACCACGTGGACCGCGTGGAGGAGTTCATCCAGTCGTGCGACGAGTTCCGCCCCGGCGACCGCGTCGTCATTACCTCGGGCCAGCCCACGCCGGGCCAGAAGTCCACATCAACCAACGAAATAAAGATTTACACGAAGTAA
- a CDS encoding 4Fe-4S binding protein: MKVLLANRMERCIGCHSCSLACARQVHKRFSWSMAGIRIHSSGGMTTGFEAKLCVACNPAPCALACPTDALTQRNGGGVKVKHSLCIRCGACAEACPVEAIYLGEGLPYLCIHCGRCVPFCPQGCLELADEPEREAALAPESYTMGHMEEK, encoded by the coding sequence ATGAAAGTACTGCTCGCCAACCGCATGGAGCGATGCATAGGATGCCATTCCTGCTCGCTGGCCTGCGCGCGGCAAGTTCACAAGCGGTTCTCCTGGTCCATGGCCGGAATCCGCATCCATTCGTCCGGCGGCATGACCACCGGATTCGAGGCCAAGCTCTGCGTGGCCTGCAACCCGGCCCCATGCGCCCTGGCCTGCCCCACCGACGCCCTGACCCAGCGCAACGGCGGCGGCGTGAAGGTCAAGCACTCCCTGTGCATCAGGTGCGGGGCCTGCGCCGAGGCCTGCCCGGTGGAGGCCATCTACCTGGGCGAGGGTCTGCCGTATCTGTGCATTCATTGCGGCCGCTGCGTGCCGTTTTGCCCGCAGGGCTGCCTGGAGCTCGCTGACGAACCGGAACGGGAAGCCGCCCTGGCGCCAGAGAGCTACACCATGGGCCACATGGAGGAGAAGTAG
- a CDS encoding aldehyde ferredoxin oxidoreductase N-terminal domain-containing protein, whose translation MWTKEHFRVLHVDLTARKSKVLEFGSPVDVLGGSGLAAALYEEYGLPTEPAHHPDQPLIFAIGPLTGSFPLMSKVVCAFKSPYHEQYAESHAGGRMALALRFAGYHALMITGRASTLSVLHVGSRAMNIVDVHYLRGKDVFSTGKLLRTLTRSSDSRGHRSIIRIGPAGEKLSSYACINVDTYRHFGRLGAGAVMGNKNLKAVAVEGDADFDLPAGTNYAKLYKDFFQQVTATDMMRKYHDLGTPQNIIPLNELKSLPWRNLQATSDKAVDKISGETFAEELLLRQTACSGCPVGCIHIGLLRQQFAKDHEFLYRQVSYDYEPIFAMGSMLGLDTASNVLVLLEETEKVGLDVMSAGVALAWATEALEKGVISQEETLVPLKFGDVMGYAQAIRHLGFADNEFYKTLAQGSLVAAAKYGGEDFACVLGQEMAGYATGEVYFVSQATSFRHSHLDTGAYSYDQKRKDQNAEAAIDFLVEDERGRLELCSMVSCLFARSVYKQEALQEALASLELTEMADNLAQASTNVQQKRWKLKIATGFDPDKVKIPKRFTEVETWRGKIDMDFMRDVQQRYATAVKKLAAS comes from the coding sequence ATGTGGACCAAAGAGCATTTCCGCGTCCTGCATGTGGACCTCACGGCGCGCAAGTCAAAGGTTCTGGAGTTCGGCAGCCCGGTGGACGTGCTGGGCGGCTCCGGCCTGGCCGCCGCCTTGTACGAGGAGTACGGCCTGCCGACCGAGCCGGCGCACCATCCAGACCAGCCCCTGATCTTCGCCATCGGCCCGCTCACCGGCAGCTTTCCGCTGATGAGCAAGGTGGTCTGCGCCTTCAAGTCGCCCTATCACGAGCAATACGCCGAAAGCCACGCCGGCGGCCGCATGGCCCTTGCCCTGCGTTTTGCCGGCTACCACGCGCTGATGATCACCGGCCGAGCGTCCACCCTCTCTGTGCTGCACGTAGGCTCACGCGCCATGAACATCGTGGACGTGCACTACCTGCGCGGCAAGGACGTCTTCTCCACAGGCAAGCTGCTGCGCACGCTGACCCGCAGCTCCGACTCCCGCGGCCACCGCTCCATCATCCGCATCGGCCCGGCCGGCGAGAAGCTCTCCAGCTATGCCTGCATCAACGTGGATACATACCGCCACTTTGGCCGGCTGGGCGCCGGCGCCGTGATGGGCAACAAGAACCTCAAGGCCGTTGCCGTAGAGGGTGACGCGGACTTCGATCTGCCCGCCGGCACGAACTACGCCAAGCTGTACAAAGACTTCTTCCAACAGGTCACGGCCACGGACATGATGCGCAAGTACCACGACCTGGGTACGCCGCAGAACATCATTCCGCTCAACGAGCTGAAGTCCCTGCCGTGGCGCAACCTGCAGGCCACCAGCGACAAGGCCGTGGACAAGATATCCGGCGAAACCTTTGCCGAGGAACTGCTGCTGCGCCAGACCGCGTGCTCCGGCTGCCCGGTGGGTTGCATCCACATCGGCCTGCTGCGCCAGCAGTTCGCCAAGGACCACGAGTTCCTCTACCGCCAGGTGAGCTACGACTACGAACCCATCTTCGCCATGGGCTCCATGCTGGGGCTGGATACGGCTTCCAACGTGCTGGTGCTGCTAGAAGAGACGGAGAAAGTGGGCCTGGACGTGATGAGCGCCGGCGTTGCCCTGGCCTGGGCCACGGAAGCGCTGGAAAAGGGCGTTATCTCCCAGGAGGAGACTCTGGTGCCGCTCAAGTTCGGCGACGTCATGGGCTATGCCCAGGCCATCCGCCATCTGGGGTTCGCCGACAACGAGTTCTACAAGACTCTGGCCCAGGGCTCGCTGGTCGCCGCGGCCAAATACGGCGGCGAGGACTTCGCCTGCGTGCTCGGCCAGGAGATGGCCGGCTACGCCACCGGCGAGGTCTACTTCGTGTCCCAGGCCACGTCCTTCCGCCACTCGCACCTGGACACCGGCGCGTACTCCTACGACCAGAAGCGCAAGGACCAGAACGCCGAGGCCGCAATCGACTTCCTGGTGGAGGACGAGCGGGGCCGCCTGGAGCTGTGCTCCATGGTCTCGTGCCTCTTCGCCCGGTCCGTATACAAGCAGGAGGCGCTGCAGGAGGCGCTTGCTTCTCTGGAGCTTACCGAGATGGCCGACAACCTGGCCCAGGCATCGACCAACGTGCAGCAGAAACGCTGGAAGCTGAAGATCGCCACCGGGTTCGACCCGGACAAGGTGAAGATACCCAAACGATTTACCGAGGTGGAAACCTGGCGCGGCAAGATCGACATGGACTTCATGCGCGATGTGCAGCAACGCTACGCCACTGCCGTGAAAAAGCTCGCGGCTTCGTGA